A genome region from Candidatus Aminicenantes bacterium includes the following:
- a CDS encoding nucleoside hydrolase — MAKQRLLVGMMALSFAANGAGGRVETAVAQAPVRTPVILDTDIGDDIDDTWALVMLLKSQELDLKLVTTTFGKSEYRAKIVAKVLTLAGRTDVPVGLGAGGRDGTGGQAAWVEGYDL, encoded by the coding sequence ATGGCGAAACAAAGACTTCTCGTCGGCATGATGGCTTTGTCCTTCGCGGCGAACGGAGCCGGCGGCCGCGTAGAAACCGCGGTCGCGCAGGCTCCCGTCCGAACTCCGGTCATTCTCGACACCGATATCGGCGACGACATCGACGACACCTGGGCCCTGGTCATGCTGCTCAAGAGCCAGGAGCTGGACCTCAAGCTTGTAACGACCACTTTCGGCAAGTCCGAATACCGGGCCAAGATCGTCGCCAAGGTTCTGACTCTTGCCGGAAGGACTGACGTCCCGGTGGGATTGGGAGCGGGCGGCCGCGACGGGACGGGCGGGCAGGCGGCCTGGGTTGAAGGCTATGACCTT
- a CDS encoding SUMF1/EgtB/PvdO family nonheme iron enzyme, translating to MDKFRNLIAVMLIVVLVSSNSAVFGQTDSKSAVKKGEQTDALKSETAPPQVKNIGAKKAETFSPVSFSGKSSPVTEVKKKKFPWLLVGGIVVAGVVATILLLKKKKDPNQPIVPSVTTGSIQVESTPPGANIFFDGNETGKATNTTLTSIAPGNYTIKLVLYGFGSYEQSVTVQVGQTAKISATLIASIIPREPVMVRLVGGTFMMGSESSEAFADEKPVHQVTLSGFEMGKFEVTQAEWFSVMGSYPSTDHEEGRPIELVTWNDVQWYIQRLNALTGKNYRLPTEAEWEYACRAGTTEDRYGELDSIAWYGNNSGNRTHDVGEKAPNGFGLYDMLGNVWEWCADWYGAYSAGSVTNPKGPSSGSFRVCRGSSWLEPDARFVRAPYRSSYDPSFKRNNQGFRLARD from the coding sequence ATGGATAAATTTAGAAATCTTATCGCTGTCATGCTTATTGTTGTATTGGTTTCCTCAAATAGCGCGGTCTTTGGACAAACAGATTCAAAATCCGCTGTAAAGAAGGGCGAACAGACGGATGCGTTAAAAAGCGAGACCGCTCCGCCGCAAGTTAAGAATATTGGAGCGAAAAAAGCAGAAACATTTTCGCCGGTTTCGTTTAGCGGGAAGTCGAGTCCTGTAACCGAGGTCAAGAAAAAGAAATTTCCCTGGCTTTTGGTGGGTGGGATCGTGGTGGCGGGCGTAGTCGCAACGATTCTGCTTTTAAAAAAGAAAAAGGATCCGAATCAGCCGATCGTTCCAAGCGTAACGACCGGAAGTATCCAGGTAGAATCAACGCCGCCAGGGGCAAACATTTTTTTTGATGGAAATGAGACTGGAAAAGCGACTAATACGACATTGACTAGTATTGCTCCGGGAAATTACACGATAAAACTCGTTCTATATGGGTTTGGTTCTTATGAACAGTCCGTTACGGTCCAGGTGGGGCAGACAGCAAAGATCTCAGCGACCTTGATCGCGAGCATTATCCCTCGAGAACCTGTAATGGTCCGCCTTGTGGGCGGGACATTTATGATGGGCTCCGAATCGAGCGAAGCATTTGCAGATGAAAAGCCGGTGCATCAGGTCACATTATCCGGCTTCGAGATGGGAAAATTCGAGGTAACGCAGGCGGAGTGGTTTTCGGTGATGGGGTCGTATCCGTCGACGGATCATGAAGAGGGGCGCCCCATCGAACTCGTGACTTGGAACGATGTCCAATGGTATATCCAAAGGCTGAACGCTTTAACAGGAAAGAACTACCGGCTTCCGACGGAGGCGGAGTGGGAGTACGCCTGCCGCGCGGGTACGACGGAGGACCGGTATGGGGAACTGGATTCGATCGCCTGGTACGGCAACAATTCGGGAAACCGGACACACGATGTCGGCGAGAAGGCGCCCAACGGATTTGGCCTTTATGACATGCTCGGAAACGTCTGGGAGTGGTGTGCGGACTGGTATGGGGCTTACTCGGCGGGATCGGTGACGAATCCGAAAGGGCCTTCTTCTGGCTCCTTCCGAGTTTGTCGAGGCAGTTCCTGGCTCGAACCAGACGCCCGGTTCGTTCGCGCTCCGTATCGCTCTTCCTACGATCCCTCGTTCAAACGCAACAACCAAGGTTTTCGTCTTGCGCGGGATTGA
- a CDS encoding VCBS repeat-containing protein — MNRFHASWKSVIFFVLVLTLAVGGFSIVQKSSWASQDQVRAAGKPSPTTCDTDKMCESVEWKAGVAPKDQPCIDCRISAFSPLALLNDPGKQIVGTIGDVCRTFQITFANSNYSIPWGSNAVGTMYDFQALIGQFDADPDKEILTVNTVMTSVGSGKNKVNYYAPTVYLFKNGSTGQPSSTIPLEKTTSATVGRAIIAGDVDGQPGDELVLARSNRIWIYKYSSAGSLDCIGMSPEFSSGSYSLSIGDADGQPGNEILIAHPSIGKVSVLKYLGNNGWDIKETESIGAFTIDCAVARDIDGDTEPEIIAGGNSSKLVVWKYKNGAYPKIFLSENLGGYTVSVDAGDIDDDGWPEVVTAADYPDRYLYVLKFAKHADSTLSMIQLLKMIPDYGPMDVTLGSLDYDDALELFVYGNNGLNIYKWAGTLGRIYVTVYGGSPRIG; from the coding sequence ATGAACCGCTTTCACGCGTCATGGAAGTCTGTGATTTTCTTCGTTCTTGTTCTGACTCTTGCCGTCGGGGGATTCAGTATTGTCCAGAAAAGTTCTTGGGCTTCGCAAGACCAAGTGCGAGCGGCGGGAAAACCGAGCCCGACGACCTGCGACACCGATAAAATGTGCGAGTCTGTGGAATGGAAGGCGGGGGTTGCTCCGAAAGACCAGCCTTGTATTGATTGCCGGATTTCGGCTTTTTCTCCGCTAGCGCTTCTCAATGATCCGGGGAAGCAGATCGTCGGCACAATAGGCGATGTTTGTCGGACCTTCCAAATCACTTTTGCGAACAGTAATTATTCGATCCCGTGGGGCAGCAATGCCGTCGGGACAATGTATGATTTCCAAGCGCTCATCGGCCAATTTGACGCCGATCCGGATAAAGAGATTCTGACTGTGAACACTGTCATGACCTCCGTCGGCAGCGGAAAGAACAAAGTCAATTATTATGCGCCGACGGTATATCTCTTTAAAAACGGTTCGACGGGTCAACCCTCTTCTACAATTCCCCTGGAAAAAACGACCTCGGCCACGGTCGGTAGGGCCATTATTGCTGGAGATGTCGATGGCCAACCGGGTGATGAGCTCGTATTGGCGCGTTCCAATCGAATTTGGATCTATAAATATTCCTCCGCCGGCTCCCTCGACTGCATTGGGATGAGCCCGGAATTTTCGTCAGGAAGTTACAGCCTTTCGATCGGTGATGCAGATGGGCAGCCCGGCAACGAAATTCTGATCGCCCATCCGAGCATCGGGAAGGTCAGCGTTTTAAAGTATCTTGGCAATAATGGCTGGGACATCAAAGAGACCGAGTCCATAGGAGCGTTTACGATCGACTGCGCTGTCGCCAGGGACATCGATGGAGATACCGAGCCTGAGATCATCGCCGGCGGAAACAGCTCTAAACTCGTCGTCTGGAAATATAAGAACGGCGCATATCCGAAAATCTTCTTGAGTGAGAATTTGGGTGGATATACCGTCTCGGTGGATGCGGGGGATATCGACGACGATGGCTGGCCCGAGGTCGTGACGGCCGCCGATTATCCCGATAGGTATCTTTACGTATTGAAATTTGCGAAACATGCGGATTCGACGCTCTCGATGATCCAACTCCTTAAGATGATACCCGACTATGGTCCGATGGACGTCACGCTCGGGTCATTGGATTATGATGACGCCTTAGAGCTGTTCGTCTATGGAAACAATGGATTGAATATCTACAAATGGGCGGGAACGCTCGGCCGGATTTATGTCACGGTTTACGGCGGGAGCCCAAGGATCGGCTGA
- a CDS encoding D-lyxose/D-mannose family sugar isomerase, whose amino-acid sequence MLDAVGIAISPAERAAIEVADLGLGDPDHYGLQIVIYENNDRYCAKELILFPRQICPEHRHPHYVCPGDTVEKPGKQETFRCRWGHVYLYVAGEPTPSPQAIIPEGDEACFTACHEIVLEPGDQYTLSPETLHWFQAGDEGAIISEFSTTNTDEYDVFTDPRIKRLPVYE is encoded by the coding sequence ATGCTGGATGCCGTCGGAATCGCCATTTCGCCCGCGGAACGAGCGGCGATCGAGGTCGCCGATCTCGGTCTCGGCGACCCGGATCACTACGGCCTCCAGATCGTGATCTACGAGAACAACGACCGCTACTGCGCCAAGGAGCTCATCCTCTTCCCCCGCCAGATCTGCCCGGAGCATCGCCATCCTCATTATGTCTGCCCCGGCGACACGGTTGAGAAGCCGGGCAAGCAGGAGACGTTTCGATGCCGTTGGGGGCACGTCTATCTCTATGTCGCGGGTGAGCCGACGCCTTCCCCGCAGGCGATTATTCCCGAGGGCGACGAGGCCTGCTTCACGGCCTGCCACGAGATCGTCCTCGAACCGGGCGATCAATACACCCTCTCGCCGGAGACGTTGCACTGGTTCCAGGCCGGCGACGAGGGGGCCATCATCAGCGAATTCTCCACCACCAATACCGACGAATACGACGTCTTCACGGACCCCCGGATCAAGCGCCTGCCGGTCTACGAATGA